GCGTCCACCGACGGGCCCTCCATGAGCGGCCACAGCAGGGGCTCCAGCGTCGTCACCCTAGCCATGGGGCCTCCTGTCCTCCCCAGAGGTCTGCGCGAGGTCGCAGGAGCCCCTGAGCCTCGACACGATGGCGGCCGCCGTGGCGGCGTCTCCCTGGGAGCCGAGGAAGGCCCCGAGCTCCGAGGGGCCGCGCTGGCTCGTCACGACGGTCGGCCGGAGGTGGGAGTACCGCGTGTCGATGACCTCGAAGAGCTTCGAGAGCGTCCTTGGCGTCGGCGGCTCCTTGTCCAGGTCGTCCAGGACGAGCAGCGGCGCCTGCGAGTAGGCCGCCGTGGCGGACGACTCGCCGTGAGAGCCGATCGAGTCCCTGAGGTCGGCGAGCATCGCCACGACGGGCACGAGACGCGCCCTGCCGAGCCCCCTCGACGCCCACCCCTTGATCGCGGCGCAGGCGGCCCAGGTCTTGCCCGTGCCCACCGGCCCGAAGACCCACAGGCCGCGCCCCTTGGCCATGGCCCCGACGCGCCTGGCGTCGATGGGGACGGAGAGCATCCTCTCGGGGACGCCCGCCGCCCGGCAGGCCTCGGCGAGCCTGGCGGCCTCGCGATCCTGGGCCCTCAGCCTGGCCTCGGAGTCCCTGTCGCGGCGCTCCTCGCGCATCGCCGCGATCGCCGCGTCGACCTCGGCGACCGTCGCCGTGTTCATCGCCCAGACCTCTTCGGTCGGGAACCCGCCAGGGGGCATCGTCCCGCCGTTCCTGCGGAAGAGCTCATGCCCGCTGAACATCGCCGCCCCCATCCTCGACGGGGACCCACTCGATGGCGCCCTCGTCGTAGGCGGCGAGGCTCGCCGCGATCGCCTCGGCCGGGGACGCCCTCGGCGGGCCGGCGTTGAGGTAGCCCTCGAACTTCGTGGCGTTGAACAGCGTCTCCGGACGCAGGTACCTGCGCATCCTCTCGTCGCCGAGCCACCTGGCGGCCATGTTGTCGATGACCCGCTCGCAGTCTTCGGCGCTGAAGCCCTCGCGGAGCCTGGCCCCGACGAGCTGGCGCGACTTCGCGGAGCTTGGCCGGTACGCCGTGCCGCAGGCGGCGTTGAGGTGGGCGATGACGCGCTCGGTGGCCTCCTCCGCCCCGTCGCCCCCCTCCCCCTGCACCCCCTCCCCCTGGGAAGGGGATCTGGAATAGGAATGGGAATAGGAATCTTGATAGCTTGGCGTTTTGCTTTCCGATTTTTCGGAGTTTTGCTTAGCCGTTTGCTTATCGCTTTGCTTAGCCGTTTGCTTAGCCGTTTGCTTATCGCTTTGCTTAGCCGTTTGCTTAGCCGTTTGCTTATCGCTTTGCTTAGCCGTTTGCTTAGCCGTTTGCTTATCGTTTTGCTTATCGTTTGCTTCCGGCTCCGGTTCGGCATCACCTTGCCTGGATGGCCTTCCGCCTCTCCTGCCCGCCTCCGAGCGGGTGCGGGAGTTCTCGAGCGTCGGCCGGATCATCATGAACATCCCCTCGGAAATCCCGTCAAGGTCCGGCTCCTCGCCGTCATGCAGGAAGTCGATGACGGCGAGGAGCAGCATGGCCCTCTCCTCCCTCGGGAGTGCCTTTGACCCGTCGACTATGCTGTCGAATATCTGCATGGCCGCCTACCTTCCCTCGCGTCCCGTCGGGTGCATGCGAACCCCCCTAGAACGGAATGTCCTCGTCGTACACGCCCTGAGCGGGCGGCGCGTAGGCTGGTGCCGCCTGCGGCCGTGGGGCCGCCTGCGTCGCCTGAGGCGCGTACGTCCGTCCCTGCGGGGCCTGCTGTGGCGCCTGGTTGGTCGGCTGCTGCTGCGGCGTGAGGAACACGACCTCGCCGGCGACGACCTCGAGCTTCGAGCGGTTCGCGCCCGTCTGCTTGTCCTGCCACTGGCTCCAGCGGAGCCTGCCCGAGACGGCGACCTTGGAGCCCTTGGCCAGGAAGGGCGCTATGGCGTCGGCCCGGCTGCCGAACACGACGACGTCCACCCAGTTGGCCCGGTCGCGCCACTCCCCGGTCTGCTGGTCCCTTACGCGGTCGTTGACCGCCACCGAGAGCGAGAGCACCGACGTGCCCGTCGGCGTCACGCGGAGCTCGGGGTCTCGGCCGAGGTTCCCCGATATGGACACTGAGTTGATCGACATTTCCCATCCTCCCTAGAACTCGTAGTCCTCGTCGGCGAGGCCGGACTCCCAGCCCGCCTCTGCGTCCTGCGCCGCCTGCGTCGCCTCTGCCTCCCGGCCCATCGCCTCGGCCTCGCCCGCCATCTCCGACTGCTCGGAGGCCTCGGCCTCGTAGGCGACCGGGTCGCACGCCTCGGCGGGAGGCTCTGGCGCCCGGTCGTCCCCCGGCATCTCGGAGCCGTCGTAGATCCCGCCGTACGCGCCCGGGTACGCCTCGCGCAGCGCCTGCACGAGCGCCACCTTGCGGATCATCGTCGCGGGCTTCGTCTTCCAGAGGCTGCGGTGCTGGTCGTACTCGTCGAGGCTGACCTCGGAGCGGCTCGGGTGGGCGCGACCCTTGTCGTAGACCTCGGCCCACCCGCCGACGAGCCTCTCGGTCTGGCGCCCCCAGATGGTCCCCTCGCGGTACGAGAGCCCCGACGCGCCCCTCGCGACGACCACGATCCCGGCCCTGATGCCGTCGAAGCCGGGCTGCTGCGTGGCCGTGCGCACGAAGTAGTCCTTGGAGACGATGACGCTGGCCTCGACCCTGCCGGTCTTGCCGTTGCGGTACGCCGTCATGTAGGCGTCTCCCGCCAGCGGGTTGAGCCTCCTCGCCTGGCACTTGGCCATGAAGGAGAAGAGCTCGCGGTCGTCCACCTGCTGGCCGCCCGTGACGATGTACTTGGCCACGATGCCGGGCGAGAGCCTGACGTCGGAGCCGTCGGATGCCTTGAACTCCACGATCGCGCCCTCCATCACCGCTCACCCACCTTCCGGCCGTGCACGCCGTCGATCGCGCGCATGGCGGCGACGAACTGCCCGACCACGGGCTCGGGCACGGTGACCTCGAAGACGAGCGTGCGGGCGGGGCCGGATGCCTGTCCCGGCTCGGGGGCGGGTCGCGTCGGCTCCTCCTCGTCGGGGTAGGGGTCGGACGTCGGCGTGGGGTCCGGCGCGTCCTGGCCGATCGCCATGCGGTACATCCTGGCCCTCTGCGCCTCGGCGAGGGCGTCGGCGCGCCTCGCCTCCTCGCGGGCCCTCTCGGCTGCCTCCTCCTCGGCGCGCTCGCGCTCGGCCGCCTCGCGCATCGCCCTCTCGGCCTCCTCGGCCTCGCGCCTGCGCCTGGCGTCCTCCTCCAGGGCCTCCCTCTGGCGGCGCCTCTCGGCGGCCCGGCCCATGGCCTCGCTCATGTCGAGCGTGGAGAGGTAGTCCTGCTTGAGCGCCATCCTCTCCTCGTCGTCCATGTGCTGGGCGTCGATGGCGGCGAGGTCGACCTCGATGGAGCGGACGCGGCGCGTGAGGTCCTCCTTGATGGCGACCTCGTTCGTCCCGTAGTTCCGCCACCTGCCCTCGGCGCCCCAGCGGTCCAGGATCCTGGAGAACGGCACGGCCTCCACCACGACGCCGCCCTCCTCGACGTACCAGGCCTCGATGGCCTGCAGGCGCGACTCGACGACGAGGGCCTCCCAGGCCCTTATGGCATCGCGGTACCCCTCGTCCACGCCCGAGAGCGGCGCGAGGAGGTCCCTCACCTCGGCCTCGAACTCGCGGACGGCGTCCTTGATGGCCCCCACCTGCTCGCGCCGCGAGTCCTCGACCTCCTTGATCGCCTTGCGCGCCGCCGTGCGCGCCCTCTTGGAGTCGCGGTAGTCCTGCGCCGTCGTGATCTCGTGCGGCGAGTACTCCCTGGCGAGCCTCTCGACCCTCTCCCTCTGGTCACGGAGCCACTCCTCGGCGCCCGCCAGTATCCTCGGGGGCTCTATGAGCGTCGGCTCGACCTCCTCGGCCTTCCTCTTCCTCGTGGTCATCTCTTCTCCTTCCTCTCGACGTCCCTGACCTCCACGACCACGCGCGGCCAGTCGGGACTTACCAAAAACCTGTGCTCTATGCCCGTGACGTGCGCCTGGTCGTCGCCTGCGATGACCTTGGCCATGACCAGGCCGTCGAGCACGAACTTCGCCGCGAACGCGACGTTGTCGAGGTCGCGCCTGGCGTCCCGCTCGTGCCACTCGCACGTGACCTCGACGGGCCCCTCGTGCCCGTGCGCCCCCGCCGCCCGCGCGTACCAGGCGACGAGCTCGGTCTGCTGGCGCTTGAGCCTGGCGCCCATCGCCCGGTGGGAGCGGCAGGCCCTCGTGTACTCGTTGAGCCCCACGAGGCGCCCGGGGATGATGATCCGGTCCGGCGTCATGACGCGACCATCGCCAGGACGAGCGTGACCAGCGCCACGACGACCAGGGCTGCCATCACCGGGGCGTCCGGCCGGTCTATGAGCATCCGAGCCACCTCCTCAGCTCGGCGTCGAGGACCCGCCAGCCCCTCTTGGCGCCACGGGGCGCCACCACCTTGAGGTCGCCGTCCCTGACGCTCCTGTAGAGCGTCCTCAGGGGCACGCGCGTCACCCTGGACGCCTCGGCGAGCGACCACGTGGCGAGCTCGCCGAGCCTCTCTCCCTGCACAGTTGCTGTTGTTGTCATTCCGTCTCCAATCCGTGTGTCTTGCGAGCGCCTGGGGCGCGCGGCCGGGTCAGGGAGGCCTCGGGGCCGAAAGGAGGTGCCCGCCGGCGCCAGTGATTGCCGGCGTCGCCCTTGCGGTCCGCCCCCGCGCTATGCGGGACGCGGTGCGGAGAGCCGGCCGCGCCTCCCGGGCGCTCGCGCTGGTTCGCTACATCTCGTACAGGTCCTCGACCTCGCACCCGACGGCCCTCGCGAGCGACGCAAGCGTCCCCAGGCTCGCCTGCGCGATGCCCTCGTCGGTCGTCCAGCGCCAGACGGAGGACTTGTCCACGCCGAGCCTCCTCGCGACCTCCTTCTGCCTCAGTCGCCTCTCGGCGAGCACGACCTTTAGCCTCGACCTCATCTCCCACCTCCAATCTTTGGTATCAGGAACTCAGGTTCTCGCAACATGCGGTATACTCCCTATGTAATAAGGAGGCGAGGGGAGGTGATCGCATGGCCAAGAACACGAAGCAGACCTCGCGCAAGGCGGCGAGCGCGGCGTCTAGGGTCCTGAGGGACGGCCGCACGGGCAAGGCGTCGAAGTCGGCGGCAGGGAGCGCCCTGTCCCAGACCCCGAGTCGGAGGAAGTAGGGACCCCGCCCCTGCCCGCGAGTGCCTGGTGCAGCCCGATCGCGAGCCCCTGCACCAGGTGCTCGTCCCCGTACAGGTCCGCGTACCCGAGCTGGTCGAGCAGCGCGTGCACCAGCTCGTGGAGGAAGACCTGCTCCCTCTTCTCGGCCGACAGGCCCGACGACAGCCGTATGAGCTGTCTCGCCGGTGACACCGACCCGTCCTCGCCGTCCATGTCGGCGGTCTCGACCGCGTATGCCAGACCGAGGACGCTCACGCTCCGTGGGACCTCGACCGCCATCAGCGGTCCCCCGCGATCCCGAAGTGCACGCAGGCCTCCTTCGCCTCCGCCACCCAGGCCTCGCGGGCGTGCGCCGCCACGAGCGCGTCGCACTCGTAGAGCGGTCCCCCGTAGCGCTCCCCGCGCGCGGAGTCCCACCCGTGCCCGGAGCGGTCCCCGGGCGTGTACATCCAAGGCGTGCCGTACTCCCGCACGCAGGGGTTGCCCTCCTCGTCCGTGGAGAGCGCAAAGTCGTGGCGCCCGTAGAGCTCGGGCATCTGGTTCTCGGTCATGTCTGGTTCCCTTCTTTCTGGTTTGTCTTTAGCTTTTGCGCATCAGGTATTCCGGCTCTCGTTGATAGAGTTTTGAGAGCTTGACCACTACCGTGCCGGGCGGGTCTACTTTCCCAAGCTCATACAGAAGGACTGAATGTGCGGATCGACCGATCCTCTTTCCAACCTCCTCAGCAGACATCCCAAACCGAATTCGTTCTGCCCTTAGGTTTCTTCTCACGTCATCACCTCCAGAATACCAATGTTTGTTGGTGTCTTACAGTTAGAGAATATATCTTTTTGTTGGTTCTCGCAAGCAAAATTTTGTGTAAATATCTACATATGTTGGTTTATACAAGGGAGATTGGTATGAAGTACCCCAACAAAATAAAGGCTGCTCGAACTCATGCGAAGCTTACTCAGGCTGATCTTGCCGAAATAGCCGGAATCACTGTCCAAGCCCTTCAAAATTACGAGTACGGCGCTAGGGACGTAAAATCGAGCATTCTTTCAAAGATTTCAGACGCCACGGGAAAGTCTATGACCTACTTACTTGGATTAGATGATGACCCGTCGTTTGCAGGAAATTTTGAAAGGGGAATCACGCATCGTATTCCAGTGCTTGGACGCATCGCCGCAGGCGAGGCGCGCGAGGCAATCCAGCAGGCCGACGAATGGCACGCCACTCGCGATGATCTGTGGCGCGGCCATGAGAGAGCGTTCTGGCTGGTCGTGGCGGGGAACTCCATGAACAGGCTTTTTCCGGAGGGTGCGTTGGTGCTTATAGACCCCGACATGGAGATCCGTGACGGGGACGTCGGAGCCGTTTTTGTCAACGGGGACGATGCGACGCTCAAGCGCGTGTTCTACGACGGCGAC
The DNA window shown above is from Olsenella sp. oral taxon 807 and carries:
- a CDS encoding ImmA/IrrE family metallo-endopeptidase — encoded protein: MAVEVPRSVSVLGLAYAVETADMDGEDGSVSPARQLIRLSSGLSAEKREQVFLHELVHALLDQLGYADLYGDEHLVQGLAIGLHQALAGRGGVPTSSDSGSGTGRSLPPTSTPCPCGRPSGP
- the bet gene encoding phage recombination protein Bet; amino-acid sequence: MEGAIVEFKASDGSDVRLSPGIVAKYIVTGGQQVDDRELFSFMAKCQARRLNPLAGDAYMTAYRNGKTGRVEASVIVSKDYFVRTATQQPGFDGIRAGIVVVARGASGLSYREGTIWGRQTERLVGGWAEVYDKGRAHPSRSEVSLDEYDQHRSLWKTKPATMIRKVALVQALREAYPGAYGGIYDGSEMPGDDRAPEPPAEACDPVAYEAEASEQSEMAGEAEAMGREAEATQAAQDAEAGWESGLADEDYEF
- a CDS encoding conserved phage C-terminal domain-containing protein, whose translation is MQIFDSIVDGSKALPREERAMLLLAVIDFLHDGEEPDLDGISEGMFMMIRPTLENSRTRSEAGRRGGRPSRQGDAEPEPEANDKQNDKQTAKQTAKQSDKQTAKQTAKQSDKQTAKQTAKQSDKQTAKQNSEKSESKTPSYQDSYSHSYSRSPSQGEGVQGEGGDGAEEATERVIAHLNAACGTAYRPSSAKSRQLVGARLREGFSAEDCERVIDNMAARWLGDERMRRYLRPETLFNATKFEGYLNAGPPRASPAEAIAASLAAYDEGAIEWVPVEDGGGDVQRA
- a CDS encoding single-stranded DNA-binding protein, whose protein sequence is MSINSVSISGNLGRDPELRVTPTGTSVLSLSVAVNDRVRDQQTGEWRDRANWVDVVVFGSRADAIAPFLAKGSKVAVSGRLRWSQWQDKQTGANRSKLEVVAGEVVFLTPQQQPTNQAPQQAPQGRTYAPQATQAAPRPQAAPAYAPPAQGVYDEDIPF
- a CDS encoding helix-turn-helix domain-containing protein; protein product: MTTTATVQGERLGELATWSLAEASRVTRVPLRTLYRSVRDGDLKVVAPRGAKRGWRVLDAELRRWLGCS
- a CDS encoding S24 family peptidase, producing the protein MKYPNKIKAARTHAKLTQADLAEIAGITVQALQNYEYGARDVKSSILSKISDATGKSMTYLLGLDDDPSFAGNFERGITHRIPVLGRIAAGEAREAIQQADEWHATRDDLWRGHERAFWLVVAGNSMNRLFPEGALVLIDPDMEIRDGDVGAVFVNGDDATLKRVFYDGDAVRLHPESYDSEYRDRTIDRADPDAPEFRSIGRAISYAAPDGWRA
- a CDS encoding ATP-binding protein, translated to MFSGHELFRRNGGTMPPGGFPTEEVWAMNTATVAEVDAAIAAMREERRDRDSEARLRAQDREAARLAEACRAAGVPERMLSVPIDARRVGAMAKGRGLWVFGPVGTGKTWAACAAIKGWASRGLGRARLVPVVAMLADLRDSIGSHGESSATAAYSQAPLLVLDDLDKEPPTPRTLSKLFEVIDTRYSHLRPTVVTSQRGPSELGAFLGSQGDAATAAAIVSRLRGSCDLAQTSGEDRRPHG
- a CDS encoding helix-turn-helix transcriptional regulator; translation: MSAEEVGKRIGRSAHSVLLYELGKVDPPGTVVVKLSKLYQREPEYLMRKS
- a CDS encoding helix-turn-helix transcriptional regulator — encoded protein: MRSRLKVVLAERRLRQKEVARRLGVDKSSVWRWTTDEGIAQASLGTLASLARAVGCEVEDLYEM
- a CDS encoding DUF1351 domain-containing protein, whose amino-acid sequence is MTTRKRKAEEVEPTLIEPPRILAGAEEWLRDQRERVERLAREYSPHEITTAQDYRDSKRARTAARKAIKEVEDSRREQVGAIKDAVREFEAEVRDLLAPLSGVDEGYRDAIRAWEALVVESRLQAIEAWYVEEGGVVVEAVPFSRILDRWGAEGRWRNYGTNEVAIKEDLTRRVRSIEVDLAAIDAQHMDDEERMALKQDYLSTLDMSEAMGRAAERRRQREALEEDARRRREAEEAERAMREAAERERAEEEAAERAREEARRADALAEAQRARMYRMAIGQDAPDPTPTSDPYPDEEEPTRPAPEPGQASGPARTLVFEVTVPEPVVGQFVAAMRAIDGVHGRKVGER